The region GTAGATCAGCAGCTGCACCTTCACCGACGGCGTCAGCAGCCTGTACGCCTCGGCGATCGACGGCGCTGCCGCCGGAGCCGGCGTCTCCTCCTGGTCGCTCTCGCCCTGGGCGTCCTGCTTCAGCAGATACTCACCCGGTAGTAGCTCGTCACCACGCTGGACTCCGACAGCAGGACCTCCATGGAGAACTTGAGCATGAAGTAGATCAGCAGCTGCACCTTCACCGACGGCGTCAGCAGCCTGTACGCCTCGGCGATCGACGGCGCTGCCGCCGGAGCCGGCGTCTCCTCCTGGTCGCTCTCGCCCTGGGCGTCCTGCTTCAGCAGATACTCACCCGCAAGCCCATGCTTCCGGTATCCTAAGCTGGAGGAGCCACGAGAGGAGCCCTGGCGGTGACCTTCCTCGTCGGCGTCACCGAGAACCGGCTCTCTGAACGAGATCCACAGCCAGACCAGGTACGCGAGCCAGCCAAGAGCCATGACCCAGCCAGGCAAGGTGTCCTGGTTGATGGTGACCGAATACACCTTGTAGTTGACCTGGAGCAGGCCGGCGATCGCCGGGCCGCAGGCCATGCCGAGGGCGCTGGCGCTGACGAACGCCGCGGACGCCTGCATCCGGATCCTCTGCGGAACGCAGTCGCTGATGTACCTCCGGTTGACGGCCCTCGCCGACCCCATCCCGCACAGGACGCGGCCGGCGAGGAGGATGGCGAGGGAGTCGAAGTCGTAGGCGAGGGCGTACATGACGTTGCCGAGGAGGAGCACGACGCTGCTGAAGAGCAGCGGGCGGAAGTAGGAGCGGTTGGACCAGGCGCTGAAGTAGACCGAGGAGAAGAGCTGCGCCACGGCCATGGAGCCGATGATGACGCCGCAGACCGTGGCGGCGGCGCCGAGGCTGGTGGCGTAGTCGTCGGCCGTGGGGACGACGATGTACGTGTTCACCATGTAGAGGAAGGTGTTGGCCAGgttgagcaccagggagatgaaGTGGTACTTGTCCTCCGACACCTGCTGCTCCTCCGGCGAGTCGGGGATGCTCCCCTGCCTGATCAGCGCGTGCTGCCCCAGGAACCGCAGGAAGTTGGTCGAGTTGGTCAGCTTGTCCGCCGTCGCCTTGATCATGTCGATTATGGGGTCCTTCAGGTGCCACCACATACAAGATTTTATCATTTTTAGCCACATATAAGAACAACACGATCACAGTTTGTTTCTGGATTTCTACTGAAAAGAGAAAGCGCAAGACTGAAGAACCTTTGGAATGGCCAGTGGGTTCTGGTCATAGATATTCAGGTAACTTCCTTCGCGCTCCTCGAGATCGCCGAGGTTGCGAGACAATGCCCCCACCACAGCTCCAATACCCTACTCACAGTTCAAGGATCTAAAATTCAAATGCTCGAATGAAAATAATTTTGAACTTCAAGTTCAGAATTTTCAATTTTGAAACCAGATATATGTTGGCCAACTCACCACATGCTTGAAAACCTGCTGGAGCTGAGAGTAGGGGTGGTTGGATCTGCTCCTGACATAGTAATCCGTGAACTTATACCCGAGACGCTCATCGAACTTCTTCAGGATCTTCCGAACCGCGTTCGCGTTGAGATCGACGAACTTCAGAAGCCTGACAAGATCATGGCCGACTGCCCTGTAGTCCTCCCTCAGTTCAGTTATCTCCTGGAGCAGTGGAATGTCCTCGAGCACCGCCCTTCGCTTCCCTAGCTCCTCGAGCCGCGACGCCATCAGCCCTTGCTGTTCTATCATGAACAACACTATCTTCTCAATCTGAAAAGAAAGGGGAACGACATGAGATCATCTATAATGAGAGATTCATGACGCGTGAAGCCGATTGGGCT is a window of Triticum urartu cultivar G1812 unplaced genomic scaffold, Tu2.1 TuUngrouped_contig_6574, whole genome shotgun sequence DNA encoding:
- the LOC125530809 gene encoding LOW QUALITY PROTEIN: SPX domain-containing membrane protein OsI_32082-like (The sequence of the model RefSeq protein was modified relative to this genomic sequence to represent the inferred CDS: inserted 1 base in 1 codon); this encodes MVNFSKKLTTDQIPGWEEYYFNYKLLKARVKVYTEQTKEGNHDRRRVLKDFSKLLDDEIEKIVLFMIEQQGLMASRLEELGKRRAVLEDIPLLQEITELREDYRAVGHDLVRLLKFVDLNANAVRKILKKFDERLGYKFTDYYVRSRSNHPYSQLQQVFKHVGIGAVVGALSRNLGDLEEREGSYLNIYDQNPLAIPKDPIIDMIKATADKLTNSTNFLRFLGQHALIRQGSIPDSPEEQQVSEDKYHFISLVLNLANTFLYMVNTYIVVPTADDYATSLGAAATVCGVIIGSMAVAQLFSSVYFSAWSNRSYFRPLLFSSVVLLLGNVMYALAYDFDSLAILLAGRVLCGMGSARAVNRRYISDCVPQRIRMQASAAFVSASALGMACGPAIAGLLQVNYKVYSVTINQDTLPGWVMALGWLAYLVWLWISFREPVLGDADEEGHRQGSSRGSSSLGYRKHGLAGEYLLKQDAQGESDQEETPQDAQGESDQEETPAPAAAPSIAEAYRLLTPSVKVQLLIYFMLKFSMEVLLSESSVVTSYYFGWNTSSVAVFLAALGLTVLPINAVVGTYISNMFEDRQILVASEAVLLAGVALSFHVPGTAYTAAQYVCSALLTFVAAEVLEGVNLSLLSQVMPARXRVAADGTITLAGYLGQGALLNATLLPSLLICAASIAATLSTYNSLFY